Proteins encoded within one genomic window of Methanosarcina barkeri str. Wiesmoor:
- a CDS encoding SUMF1/EgtB/PvdO family nonheme iron enzyme, with protein sequence MTGKRVGLVIGNNYPNSDKKLRFAVADALAMKEVLLNKDICGFDEVIDLIDRTSKEALVEVEKILKKVDSNLVFIYFSGHGKKDFENDLCLLFNDTEEDALLATSLTFDFINKCRRYPSRKSVIIVLDCCYSGAAGKRDTSDVIEALKKHSGSGTIILTSTGLTGSPAAREEEKFGHGIFTNYLIEGLEKGYADKGNGYISIEELYDYAFKKTKSEGYQSPKKEGNIEGTIFIGTNPQKIRENEYNSKKSKLLNEYVRTLHPLILNESLTVLRKAYDVPPSLESVEETIYGLLNSLLKSELQPDNYSDAVQHLKGISTSSESSRNMNKIDRSNTAVLISENKEPLVNSEEPYIPKTFTSPYTGMEFVLIPAGEFMMGSPSDEKGRYDQEGPVHKVTINNPFYMGKYPVTQRQWKKAMGTNPSKFKGDDLPVENVSWEKIQKFVKVLNEKEGADKYRLPSEAEWEYACWASTQTRYSFGDDESKLNEYAWYDKNSGSKTHPVGQKKPNQWGLYDMHGNVSEWVQDRWHNKYEGAPSDGSAWEDGDGSGRKIRGGSCEDSARGCRSASRHWSGSADRFNDVGFRLLRKL encoded by the coding sequence ATGACTGGCAAAAGAGTCGGGCTTGTTATTGGAAATAATTATCCAAATTCCGATAAAAAATTGAGGTTTGCAGTAGCTGATGCTCTCGCAATGAAGGAGGTTCTGCTGAATAAAGATATTTGTGGGTTTGATGAAGTTATTGATCTGATCGATCGAACAAGTAAAGAAGCTCTTGTTGAAGTCGAGAAGATTCTTAAAAAGGTAGACAGCAATCTTGTTTTTATCTATTTTTCAGGACATGGAAAAAAAGACTTTGAAAATGATTTATGTCTCCTGTTTAACGATACAGAAGAAGACGCCTTACTGGCAACCTCATTAACTTTTGATTTTATTAACAAATGCAGGCGATATCCTTCTCGAAAATCTGTAATCATAGTCCTTGATTGCTGTTACAGCGGTGCTGCTGGAAAAAGGGATACTTCTGATGTGATTGAAGCCTTGAAAAAACATTCCGGTTCAGGAACAATTATTCTTACTTCAACCGGGTTGACAGGTTCTCCTGCTGCAAGAGAAGAAGAGAAGTTCGGGCACGGAATTTTTACTAATTATTTGATAGAAGGACTGGAGAAAGGTTACGCTGATAAAGGCAATGGTTACATATCCATTGAAGAGTTGTATGACTACGCTTTTAAAAAGACAAAATCTGAGGGGTACCAATCTCCAAAGAAGGAAGGTAACATAGAAGGGACGATATTTATTGGCACAAATCCTCAAAAGATAAGGGAAAATGAATACAATTCAAAGAAAAGTAAACTTCTAAATGAATATGTTAGAACACTTCATCCCCTCATACTAAATGAATCCCTTACAGTCTTGAGAAAAGCCTATGATGTTCCTCCTTCTCTTGAGTCGGTTGAAGAAACTATATACGGTCTGCTTAATTCACTATTGAAAAGTGAGCTTCAACCTGATAATTATAGTGATGCAGTACAGCATCTTAAGGGAATAAGTACAAGTTCTGAAAGCTCTCGAAATATGAACAAAATTGATAGATCAAATACTGCTGTTTTAATAAGTGAAAATAAAGAGCCTCTTGTGAACTCTGAAGAACCTTATATTCCCAAAACCTTCACCAGCCCTTATACAGGTATGGAATTTGTGCTGATCCCAGCCGGAGAATTTATGATGGGGTCTCCTTCTGATGAAAAGGGAAGGTATGATCAAGAAGGTCCTGTCCATAAAGTGACAATTAACAATCCTTTTTATATGGGCAAATATCCGGTCACTCAGAGACAATGGAAAAAGGCTATGGGTACCAATCCCTCCAAATTCAAAGGTGATGATTTGCCTGTAGAAAATGTTTCTTGGGAAAAGATTCAAAAATTTGTTAAAGTACTGAATGAAAAAGAAGGCGCTGATAAATATCGTCTACCATCAGAAGCTGAATGGGAATACGCCTGCTGGGCCAGCACACAAACAAGGTATTCTTTTGGTGACGATGAGTCAAAGCTTAATGAATATGCGTGGTACGATAAAAATTCAGGTTCTAAAACTCATCCAGTTGGTCAGAAAAAACCTAATCAATGGGGTTTGTATGATATGCATGGGAATGTCTCGGAATGGGTTCAGGACAGATGGCATAATAAATACGAGGGTGCTCCTTCCGATGGCAGTGCCTGGGAAGATGGAGATGGTTCCGGCCGTAAGATTCGGGGCGGCAGCTGTGAAGACAGTGCTAGGGGCTGCCGGTCGGCGTCCCGCCACTGGAGCGGTTCCGCCGACCGTTTCAACGACGTTGGCTTCCGTCTTCTGAGGAAACTGTAA
- a CDS encoding formylglycine-generating enzyme family protein produces the protein MNIKTYINTIRYYLKTEETEESSILELADNPDDTETFISPFTGIQFALIPAGEFEMGSPLEEKDRSDFESPVHKVKINNSFYLGKSAVTQKQWKKIMGNNPSYCKGEDHPVEMISWNEAQEFVIKLNEMEGTDKYRLPSEAEWEYACRAGTQTRCFFGEDESILGEYVWHAGNSGNKTHVIGCKKPNPWELYDINGNVWEWVQDKWHENYNGAPLDGSAWEDDSSPDRVSRGCSWLCETGFCRSAGRFKRKTESRLANLGFRLLREL, from the coding sequence ATGAATATAAAGACTTACATTAATACAATTCGATACTACCTGAAAACTGAGGAAACTGAAGAGTCGTCTATTCTTGAACTGGCTGATAATCCGGATGATACTGAAACCTTTATCAGTCCTTTTACAGGCATACAATTTGCACTGATTCCGGCCGGTGAATTCGAGATGGGTTCACCTTTAGAAGAGAAGGACAGATCAGATTTCGAGTCTCCAGTTCATAAAGTAAAAATTAATAACTCTTTTTACCTGGGTAAATCCGCTGTCACACAAAAACAGTGGAAAAAGATAATGGGCAACAATCCTTCATACTGCAAGGGTGAAGATCACCCTGTTGAGATGATCTCCTGGAACGAAGCTCAGGAGTTTGTAATAAAGCTGAATGAAATGGAAGGAACTGACAAATACCGCTTACCCTCAGAAGCCGAATGGGAATACGCCTGCCGCGCCGGCACACAAACAAGGTGTTTCTTTGGTGAAGATGAGTCAATACTTGGTGAATACGTCTGGCATGCTGGAAATTCAGGCAATAAGACTCACGTAATTGGCTGCAAGAAACCAAATCCCTGGGAACTTTATGATATTAACGGAAATGTCTGGGAATGGGTGCAGGATAAGTGGCACGAAAATTACAACGGTGCTCCTTTGGATGGGAGCGCGTGGGAAGATGACAGTAGCCCTGATCGGGTTTCTCGTGGGTGCAGCTGGCTCTGCGAAACCGGGTTCTGCCGTTCGGCTGGCCGTTTCAAGCGCAAAACTGAAAGTCGGCTTGCCAATCTTGGGTTCCGTCTGTTGAGGGAGTTATAA